A genomic segment from Legionella micdadei encodes:
- a CDS encoding DUF5624 domain-containing protein has product MKLLLIRIISFAFGCYSVFVFADTVNKTITSSVKSEQNTESDAYVTPQPFWNLYYDFTGHEDPGYPKGKINISKALFQSEAKKNSELAHQNDGPLILFINSTLYVYNNDRQLELKQIMRTAPNSGFTEMTAVSHIGPALMYLARIKENGDISWKSQMETLLKDVKAVKSVNKQSQNNWLEQVLAPAWSPYITTIHNMVDYACSMAGNYMRDVLNGKQAFDLFALQDDFLNGNKAYPIPYNNVMVGTFMLTALQSMDAIHRKMTQLNINWPKAKVIIRFVAGSNVSAGLTKGSNWLAPFVVALSNNALPSERIYIAPYADVKPSLGEKEMTQADYDYYNYSVWDSRNNSTIIANAVFTNITSIFIPERPAIPGDYLYSKEPKIEDFLMRLKYSLAEPTEMLSNTVGFWMAGELAAKNWDYNKINIPGITTGFPQGILTYPSNNPEVQ; this is encoded by the coding sequence ATGAAACTATTATTAATAAGGATTATATCATTTGCTTTTGGTTGTTATTCAGTCTTTGTTTTTGCAGACACTGTCAATAAAACTATAACAAGTAGTGTTAAATCAGAACAAAATACAGAAAGTGATGCGTATGTGACACCCCAACCGTTCTGGAATCTATATTATGATTTTACTGGGCATGAAGACCCAGGATATCCGAAAGGTAAGATCAATATTTCTAAAGCGTTATTTCAATCAGAAGCGAAAAAAAACAGTGAATTAGCCCATCAAAATGATGGACCATTAATTCTATTCATCAATTCTACACTCTATGTTTATAACAATGATCGTCAATTAGAACTCAAACAAATAATGCGCACGGCACCGAATTCTGGGTTCACTGAAATGACAGCAGTATCTCATATTGGTCCTGCCCTGATGTATCTCGCACGAATAAAGGAAAATGGCGATATCAGTTGGAAATCGCAAATGGAGACGTTATTAAAAGATGTTAAGGCAGTAAAATCAGTAAATAAGCAGAGTCAAAATAATTGGCTGGAACAAGTACTTGCACCCGCTTGGAGCCCCTATATCACAACAATTCATAATATGGTTGATTATGCCTGTTCTATGGCAGGGAACTATATGCGCGATGTCCTCAATGGAAAACAAGCATTTGATTTGTTTGCCTTACAGGATGACTTCCTTAATGGCAATAAAGCTTACCCAATTCCTTATAATAATGTGATGGTTGGCACATTTATGTTAACCGCCTTACAAAGCATGGATGCGATCCATAGAAAAATGACTCAATTAAATATTAATTGGCCAAAAGCAAAAGTCATTATTCGTTTTGTTGCAGGGAGTAATGTTTCGGCAGGTCTTACTAAAGGAAGCAATTGGTTAGCTCCATTTGTTGTAGCACTTTCGAATAATGCCTTACCTTCAGAGCGAATTTATATCGCTCCCTATGCAGATGTTAAACCATCGTTGGGTGAAAAAGAAATGACCCAAGCTGATTATGATTATTACAACTATTCTGTTTGGGACTCGAGAAATAATAGTACAATCATTGCAAATGCTGTTTTTACCAATATTACTAGTATCTTTATTCCTGAGCGTCCGGCCATTCCTGGCGATTATCTTTATTCGAAAGAGCCTAAGATTGAGGATTTCTTAATGCGCTTAAAGTATTCATTAGCCGAACCGACTGAAATGTTGTCCAATACAGTTGGTTTTTGGATGGCTGGTGAGCTTGCTGCAAAAAATTGGGATTACAACAAAATTAATATACCGGGTATTACCACTGGATTTCCACAAGGCATACTTACCTATCCAAGTAATAACCCAGAGGTACAATGA
- a CDS encoding macro domain-containing protein, with the protein MLLQVGRCKIESILGDITEQLDMVAIVNAANARLRRGGGVAGAIHNAAGPELEKECQDLAPIKPGEAVITKAYSLPNQYVIHCLGPVYGVDKPEDVLLANCYRNALHLADSNQITSIAFPAISTGIFGYPIERATETALKTTYQIIATLRNITHIRYVLFSPNDLRIYENKLAEIFDKKAAMDD; encoded by the coding sequence ATGCTATTACAGGTAGGACGATGTAAAATTGAATCTATTTTAGGTGATATTACCGAGCAATTGGATATGGTTGCTATTGTCAATGCAGCAAATGCACGACTGCGCAGAGGAGGCGGTGTGGCTGGTGCTATCCATAACGCCGCAGGACCTGAACTTGAAAAAGAATGTCAGGACTTAGCACCAATAAAGCCAGGGGAGGCTGTCATTACCAAAGCTTATAGCTTACCTAATCAGTATGTCATTCATTGTCTCGGACCTGTTTATGGTGTGGACAAGCCCGAAGATGTTTTATTAGCCAATTGTTATCGTAATGCCCTTCACCTAGCGGATAGTAACCAAATCACTTCAATTGCTTTTCCCGCTATTTCAACGGGTATATTTGGTTATCCTATTGAGCGAGCTACTGAAACTGCCCTAAAAACCACTTACCAAATAATAGCGACGCTTAGGAATATAACGCATATTCGATACGTGCTTTTTAGTCCTAATGATCTTAGGATCTATGAAAATAAACTCGCAGAAATTTTTGATAAAAAAGCAGCCATGGATGATTAA